The Zingiber officinale cultivar Zhangliang chromosome 10A, Zo_v1.1, whole genome shotgun sequence genome contains a region encoding:
- the LOC122027311 gene encoding uncharacterized protein LOC122027311: MAVEEEYDVFFAELSKQISLLIMDDDKGELHAQFPQLPRQIIVPPYYGFEAACRRESRGTGVFIPRAAVPRRKNKSRKPIQADIGQEDSKTPPAGDFPWRRQ, encoded by the exons ATGGCCGTGGAGGAAGAGTATGATGTCTTCTTTGCAGAGCTAAGCAAGCAGATTTCCCTGCTGATTATGGATGACGATAAGGGCGAACTCCATGCGCAGTTTCCTCAGCTTCCTCGACAG ATTATCGTTCCACCGTACTATGGATTTGAGGCGGCCTGCAGGAGAGAGAGCAGAGGAACCGGAGTCTTCATCCCACGGGCTGCTGTACCAAGAAGGAAGAACAAATCAAGGAAGCCGATTCAAGCTGACATCGGGCAGGAAGACAGCAAAACTCCACCTGCAGGCGATTTCCCATGGCGCCGTCAATGA